In one window of Mytilus galloprovincialis chromosome 6, xbMytGall1.hap1.1, whole genome shotgun sequence DNA:
- the LOC143080853 gene encoding monocarboxylate transporter 14-like, producing MTLSVNMGGSKFDDISEKDVEIEPEPEPRNSRCPDGGWGWVIVLAAFCANVVVDGICFTAGMYHKEWMSFFNVHHVSVSMVTSLLVGCYLLAGPVAGVLANRFGCRKVVMGGTLISVIGLLVSTVSPNVEVLIITFGIITGIGFGLIYLPSIVIIGYWFEKKRAFATGMALCGSGIGTLLFSSFNKYIFDEYDIKNGTVILAGVVLQCAVCGACYRPLYKAKRTPRMKRGIVQQGLIMKALIAEKERQRTISNGSLDNCIITRDNRLIKIDKIEIDKMNKSNSYINRLKEHLGFSSRSLNKIIPGIVRDKFIFDSKPQTPVQEKKEFPRRKRDYERRRDSGCGSLCDSPQSGNNLPQEDPWEKLCRDDSVKFPNEKDIKENGSLLVPVKRNGSFGPQDSFRPLDSNHLTPPTTIIGTSLMSAMTGSEYDASVRTLMMEYEHPIPEWIRSISHMLDLSLLKDKTFILYASASFLNMLGFFIPFFFLQDLIESLNLMDHKDPVPIVFSVIGLSNAIGRVLAGWIADRPWANVVFLNNASLVLAGVMTIIWPFCTSVTHLSLVAVGFGSCTAAFLALRSIVVVELFGLHRLTSTFGLLILFQGVASVIGSPLAGWIIDSTGSVNAVYYMAGACLATAGVLGCPLRKKNDNNDVEIQNSCYTSQHLDIETVKIETKM from the exons ATGACCCTTTCTGTCAATATGGGTGGATCTAAATTTGATGATATAAGTGAAAAAGATGTTGAGATTGAACCAGAACCAGAGCCAAGGAATTCACGGTGTCCTGATGGAGGATGGGGCTGGGTTATTGTCCTGGCCGCCTTTTGTGCCAATGTGGTCGTGGATGGCATCTGCTTTACAGCAGGAATGTACCATAAAGAATGGATGAGTTTCTTCAATGTCCATCATGTGTCGGTGTCCATGGTGACCTCTCTGTTGGTTGGATGCTACTTACTGGCTG GTCCAGTAGCTGGAGTTTTAGCCAACAGATTTGGTTGTCGGAAGGTTGTCATGGGAGGGACATTGATCTCAGTGATTGGTTTGTTGGTCAGTACTGTGTCACCAAATGTTGAAGTTCTTATCATTACATTTGGTATCATTACag GTATTGGTTTTGGACTGATCTATTTACCATCCATAGTCATTATTGGTTATTGGTTTGAGAAGAAGAGAGCTTTTGCCACAGGAATGGCACTGTGTGGCTCTGGTATTGGCACATTATTGTTCAGTAGTTTcaataagtatatatttgatGAGTATGACATAAAAAATGGCACCGTTATATTAGCTGGTGTTGTTCTTCAATGTGCAGTCTGTGGTGCTTGTTATAGACCGTTATATAAGGCTAAAAGGACTCCAAGAATGAAACGGGGAATAGTCCAACAAGGACTCATTATGAAAGCTTTGATTGCAGAGAAAGAACGACAAAGAACTATTTCAAATGGATCTCTTGACAATTGCATAATTACTAGGGATAATCGTTTGATTAAgattgacaaaattgaaatagACAAGATGAACAAAAGTAATTCGTATATAAACAGACTGAAAGAACATTTAGGATTCAGTTCCCGATCACTTAATAAAATAATCCCTGGTATTGTACGAGATAAATTCATATTTGACTCTAAACCTCAGACTCCAGTACAGGAGAAAAAGGAATTCCCTCGAAGGAAACGGGATTATGAACGCAGACGGGACAGTGGATGTGGGAGTTTATGTGACTCGCCTCAATCAGGAAATAACCTACCTCAGGAAGACCCATGGGAAAAATTGTGTCGAGACGACTCTGTCAAATTCCCTAATGAAAAAGACATTAAGGAAAATGGAAGTTTGCTAGTTCCAGTTAAAAGGAATGGAAGTTTTGGACCTCAGGATAGTTTCCGTCCCTTGGATTCTAATCATTTGACTCCGCCAACAACAATCATTGGTACTAGCCTTATGTCAGCAATGACTGGATCTGAGTACGATGCTAGTGTCCGGACACTGATGATGGAGTATGAACACCCTATACCCGAATGGATAAGGAGCATTTCTCATATGTTGGACTTGAGTTTGTTAAAAGATAAAACCTTTATCCTTTACGCAAGTGCCAGCTTCTTGAACATGTTGG gTTTCTTTATACCTTTCTTCTTCTTGCAAGACTTGATAGAATCCTTAAATTTAATGGACCACAAAGATCCTGTTCCGATTGTGTTCTCAGTGATTGGGCTTTCAAATGCTATTGGTAGGGTACTTGCCGGTTGGATAGCAGATCGACCTTGGGCGAATGTGGTGTTTTTGAATAATGCTTCCTTGGTGCTGGCTGGAGTGATGACAATTATTTGGCCATTTTGTACAAGTGTAACCCATTTGTCTTTAGTTGCTGTTGGATTTGGCTCTTGTACAG CTGCTTTCCTGGCATTAAGATCTATAGTTGTGGTAGAGCTGTTTGGATTACACAGGCTGACAAGTACTTTCGGTTTGCTGATACTCTTTCAAGGTGTAGCTTCAGTCATCGGCTCTCCTTTAGCag GTTGGATCATTGATTCAACGGGCAGTGTGAATGCTGTTTATTATATGGCGGGAGCATGTTTAGCCACGGCTGGAGTGCTAGGTTGTCCACTGAGGAAGAAGAATGACAACAATGACGTGGAGATCCAAAACAGTTGTTACACAAGCCAACATCTGGACATTGAAACAGTCAAGattgaaacaaaaatgtaa